A part of Saimiri boliviensis isolate mSaiBol1 chromosome 11, mSaiBol1.pri, whole genome shotgun sequence genomic DNA contains:
- the AGTRAP gene encoding type-1 angiotensin II receptor-associated protein isoform X2: MELPAVNLKVILLGHWLLTVWGCIVFSGSYAWANFTILALGVWAVAQRDSIDAISMFLCGLLATIFLDIVHISIFYPPGNLTDTVRFGAGMAILSLLLKPLSCCFVYHMYRERGGFLGSSQDRSAYQTIDSPEAPADPFAVPEGRGQDARGY, encoded by the exons ATGGAGCTGCCTGCGGTGAACCTGAAG GTGATTCTCCTGGGTCACTGGCTGCTGACAGTCTG GGGCTGCATCGTGTTCTCGGGCTCCTATGCCTGGGCCAACTTCACCATCCTGGCCTTGGGCGTGTGGGCTGTGGCTCAGCGGGACTCCATTGACGCCATAAGCATG TTTCTGTGTGGCTTGTTGGCCACTATCTTCCTGGACATCGTGCACATCAGCATCTTCTACCCGCCGGGAAACCTCACGGACACGGTCCGCTTTGGCGCAGGCATGGCCATCCTCAGCTTGCTGCTCAAGCCGCTCTCCTGCTGCTTCGTCTACCACATGTACCGGGAGCGTGGGG GTTTCCTTGGATCTTCTCAGGACCGTAGTGCCTACCAGACGATTGATTCACCAGAGGCACCCGCAGATCCCTTTGCAGTCCCAGAGGGCAGGGGTCAAGATGCCCGAGGGTACTGA
- the AGTRAP gene encoding type-1 angiotensin II receptor-associated protein isoform X1: protein MELPAVNLKVILLGHWLLTVWGCIVFSGSYAWANFTILALGVWAVAQRDSIDAISMFLCGLLATIFLDIVHISIFYPPGNLTDTVRFGAGMAILSLLLKPLSCCFVYHMYRERGGELLVHTGFLGSSQDRSAYQTIDSPEAPADPFAVPEGRGQDARGY, encoded by the exons ATGGAGCTGCCTGCGGTGAACCTGAAG GTGATTCTCCTGGGTCACTGGCTGCTGACAGTCTG GGGCTGCATCGTGTTCTCGGGCTCCTATGCCTGGGCCAACTTCACCATCCTGGCCTTGGGCGTGTGGGCTGTGGCTCAGCGGGACTCCATTGACGCCATAAGCATG TTTCTGTGTGGCTTGTTGGCCACTATCTTCCTGGACATCGTGCACATCAGCATCTTCTACCCGCCGGGAAACCTCACGGACACGGTCCGCTTTGGCGCAGGCATGGCCATCCTCAGCTTGCTGCTCAAGCCGCTCTCCTGCTGCTTCGTCTACCACATGTACCGGGAGCGTGGGGGTGAGCTCCTGGTCCACACTG GTTTCCTTGGATCTTCTCAGGACCGTAGTGCCTACCAGACGATTGATTCACCAGAGGCACCCGCAGATCCCTTTGCAGTCCCAGAGGGCAGGGGTCAAGATGCCCGAGGGTACTGA